Within Williamwhitmania sp., the genomic segment TCGGCGGTCAGTTTCAATTTCAGTTTCGCCAGGACCTCTCATTCCAATACCTCCTCGTTGTCGTTCAAGGTGAGTCCACATGCGGGTTAGGCGAGGTAATAGGTATTGATATTGGGCCAACTCAACCTGCGTTTTTGCATAGGCTGTTTTGGCCCGCTGAGCAAAGATGTCAAGAATGAGGTTAGTTCGGTCAATGACCTTAACCTCAAGTGCTCTTTCAATATTTCTTAGCTGGGTTGGTGTAAGTTCGTCGTCGAAGATAACCATGTCAATATTATTCTCTTTGACGTAGTCGTTGACCTCTATTAACTTACCAGGTCCAATGAAGGTGGCGGCAAACGGAATGTCTACTTTTTGAATAAACCTTCGCTGTGCGGTTGCTCCTGCAGTGAGAGCTAGGAACTCCAACTCATCGAGGTATTCGTTCACCTGTTCTTCGGGTTGGTAGCGGGAAATTACTCCAACTAAAACAGCCAATTCAACTATTTTTTCGGGTATCATGAACAACAACCTTATTTAGAACAAAAGACCCTGATGATTCACCAGGGTCCATGCTATGCTTTTCAAAGTGTCGATTACTGAAGCTGGAAGATGATAGGGAAGGTGAAGGATACGCGAACTGGCTTTCCTCTCTGCTTTCCTGGGCTCCACCTTGGTGAAGATGAAACCACGCGAACAGCTTCTTTGTCAAGAGCTGGGTCAACGCCACGAACAACCTTTACATTGGTAACTTTACCATCGGCTTCAACCACGAACGATACAAAGACCTTACCCTGAATACCATTTTCCTGTGCAATTTCAGGATACTTGAGGTTTTGGGAAATGTAGGTTCGGAAACCATCTTGTCCTTTTCCCTGAAAGCTAGGCATGTCTTCTACAATGAAAAAGACCTGCTCTTCTGGAACAGCTTGTTCTTCATCGTTGTAGTTGGTAATCTTAACCGCTTTATTTTGGTCATCTTCGGAGTTAAAAAGTGGTTCGTCGGTTACCTTAACATCATTTCTTACAATGTTGAGAACGTCAGATACTTTTACCTGAGGTGGCGCTGGAGGAGGAGCTTTAATCTCTTCCTGTCTTGTAATAGGAATAATTTCTTGTTCGGCTGCAACTTCCTGAACTCCCATTGATTCGAGCTCTTTAGAGCCTTTACTGGTCCAATTAAAAGCAAGGAGTGCCCCACCTAAAACAATTACTAGACCTATTTCGAGAAAAAGCATTCTCTTGTTTTCCAAGTCAGCTTTGGGTGTCTTTTTTACTTCCATGTCCGTTCATAAATATTTAGCGCTTAAAAATACTATTAATTGGGTAATTATCAAAACTACCTATTAAACTATCATCAAAAACTATACGTGATTCTGGCTTAATATGTTTTTGTTTGAGAGCGGATTTGTTTTTTTTATTAGCCTTTTTATGTAATGATATTTTTTCTATTTTTGCATCGCCTTCAATGGGGGTATAGCTCAGTTGGCTAGAGCGA encodes:
- a CDS encoding energy transducer TonB, with protein sequence MEVKKTPKADLENKRMLFLEIGLVIVLGGALLAFNWTSKGSKELESMGVQEVAAEQEIIPITRQEEIKAPPPAPPQVKVSDVLNIVRNDVKVTDEPLFNSEDDQNKAVKITNYNDEEQAVPEEQVFFIVEDMPSFQGKGQDGFRTYISQNLKYPEIAQENGIQGKVFVSFVVEADGKVTNVKVVRGVDPALDKEAVRVVSSSPRWSPGKQRGKPVRVSFTFPIIFQLQ